A genome region from Anastrepha obliqua isolate idAnaObli1 chromosome 4, idAnaObli1_1.0, whole genome shotgun sequence includes the following:
- the LOC129245998 gene encoding pro-resilin, whose translation MSRIWCFVSLLLVTSAVLARPEPPVNSYLPPSANGNGNGAGRPSSTYGAPGFGGGNGNGNGNGGGRPSSTYGAPGLGGNGNGGGRPSSTYGAPGLGGNGNGNGGGRPSSTYGAPGSGGGNGNGNGGGRPSSTYGAPGSGSGNGNGNGGGRPSSTYGAPGLGGNGNGNGGGRPSSTYGAPGLNGNGNGNGGGRPSSTYGAPGLNGNGNGGGLKPSDSYGPPASGNGNGNGYSNGNGNGNGGGRPAQEYLPPGAGGRNGNGNGGGRNGNGGGANGYDYSQGGGDSGESGEPAQYEFSYEVEDAPSGLSFGHSEMRDGDYTTGQYNVLLPDGRKQIVDYEADQGGYRPQVRYEGEANNGLGGGAGGANGYDYEQNGNGLGGGNGYSNGQDLGGNGYSSGRPNGNGNGNGNGNGNGYSGRNGKGRNGNGNGGGQGLGRNGYSDGRPNGQDLGDNGYASGRPGGNGNGNGNGYSNGNGNGGGQYQSNGNGYSDGRPGGQDNIDGQGYSSGRPNGFGPGGQNGDNDGNGYRY comes from the exons ATGTCGAGAATTTGGTGTTTTGTGAGTTTATTGTTGGTAACGTCGGCGGTGCTGGCGCGTCCGGAACCGCCAGTGAACTCTTACCTGCCGCCATCAGCAAATGGAAATGGTAATGGCGCTGGACGCCCCTCCTCCACGTATGGTGCACCAGGTTTTGGTGGTGGTAATGGAAACGGCAACGGCAACGGCGGTGGACGTCCGTCAAGCACTTATGGTGCGCCCGGTTTAGGTGGTAACGGTAACGGGGGTGGACGTCCGTCAAGCACTTATGGTGCGCCCGGTTTAGGTGGCAACGGCAATGGTAATGGCGGTGGACGTCCGTCAAGTACTTATGGCGCACCCGGTTCGGGGGGTGGCAATGGTAACGGCAATGGCGGTGGACGTCCGTCAAGTACTTATGGCGCACCCGGTTCGGGGAGTGGCAATGGTAACGGCAATGGCGGTGGACGCCCCTCAAGCACTTATGGCGCACCTGGTTTGGGTGGCAACGGCAATGGCAATGGCGGTGGACGGCCTTCTTCCACCTACGGCGCCCCTGGCTTGAATGGTAATGGTAACGGTAACGGGGGTGGACGTCCCTCAAGCACTTATGGCGCACCCGGTTTGAATGGAAACGGAAACGGCGGTGGTCTGAAACCCTCCGATAGTTATGGTCCGCCCGCTTCTGGTAACGGTAACGGTAATGGGTACTCCAATGGCAATGGCAACGGCAATGGAGGTGGGCGTCCAGCACAGGAATACTTGCCACCAGGGGCAGGCGGTCGCAATGGCAATGGAAATGGCGGTGGACGCAATGGCAACGGTGGTGGTGCAAATGGTTATGACTACTCGCAGGGAGGAGGAGATAGCGGAGAAAGTGGC GAACCAGCACAATACGAATTTAGTTACGAAGTAGAAGATGCGCCGAGCGGTTTGTCCTTCGGGCATTCGGAAATGCGCGATGGCGACTATACAACGGGCCAGTACAATGTGTTGTTGCCTGACGGAAGGAAGCAA ATCGTCGACTACGAAGCCGATCAGGGTGGCTATCGTCCACAAGTCCGTTATGAAGGTGAAGCTAACAATGGACTCGGTGGTGGTGCTGGTGGCGCTAATGGCTATGATTACGAGCAGAATGGCAATGGACTCGGTGGTGGAAATGGCTATTCGAACGGACAAGATCTAGGCGGCAATGGCTACTCGAGCGGACGTCCCAATGGCAACGGTAACGGCAATGGAAATGGTAACGGCAatggctacagcggccgcaatGGCAAAGGCCGCAACGGCAACGGCAACGGTGGCGGACAGGGACTAGGCCGCAACGGCTACTCTGATGGTCGTCCAAATGGGCAAGATTTGGGCGATAATGGTTATGCAAGTGGACGTCCGGGTggaaatggtaatggtaatggtaacgGTTACTCGAACGGCAATGGCAATGGCGGTGGCCAATATCAGAGCAACGGCAATGGTTACTCGGATGGCAGACCTGGCGGTCAAGACAATATCGATGGACAGGGCTACTCCAGTGGACGTCCGAATGGTTTCGGTCCAGGTGGTCAAAATGGCGATAATGATGGCAACGGCTATCGATATTAA
- the LOC129245533 gene encoding vitamin K epoxide reductase complex subunit 1, with protein sequence MSQLFWRFRGCCLVGLLLSAYATYVELRAEKDADYVALCDLSPKVSCTAVFTSSYGRGFGLTKYVTSWNPPNGLLGIAFYIILLLLTPPRHRLFSLLQLFLCFVSNLLSIYLAYLLYFVLEDFCVVCVSIYVVNFVCLWESWKISQQLCGKGFKAHSKVQNGSNKNN encoded by the exons ATGAGCCAGCTATTTTGGCGTTTTCGTGGCTGTTGCCTTGTTGGTCTGCTGTTGTCTGCCTACGCCACCTATGTGGAGTTGAGAGCGGAAAAGGATGCTGACTACGTGGCGTTATGCGACTTGAGTCCGAAAGTTAGTTGCACGGCGGTATTTACTTCGAG ctacGGCAGAGGTTTTGGGCTAACAAAATATGTAACCAGCTGGAATCCACCGAATGGCTTGCTTGGTATTGCCTTCTACATTATCTTGCTGCTGCTGA CACCTCCACGCCATCGCCTGTTCTCGCTGCTGCAACTGTTCCTCTGCTTTGTTTCCAATTTACTTTCTATTTACCTGGcgtatttgttgtattttgtgCTAGAGGATTTTTGTGTGGTTTGTGTGTCAATTTATGTTGTCAATTTCGTTTGTTTGTGGGAGTCGTGGAAGATTTCCCAACAACTATGCGGCAAAGGGTTTAAAGCGCATTCGAAAGTACAAAATggtagtaataaaaataattaa